A region of the Nocardia nova SH22a genome:
GGCGGATACCGGCTGGAAGCGGGGACCGCGATGCCGCCGCTGCTGCTCGACGACGCCGAGGCCGTCTCCACCGCGGTCGGACTGCGCACCGTCGCCGCGCACGCGCTCACCGGAGCCGACGAGGCCGCCGTCCGGGCGCTCGCCAAACTCGAGCAGGTGCTACCCGCTCGCCTGCGGGCACGGGTGCGCGCGGTGGGCGCGGCCACCGAAGTCCTTGCCGAGCAGACCGATTCGCCCGTCGACACCGCCGTGCTCACCGCCCTGGCCGCGGCGATCGGCACCGGCGAGCAGGTGCGCTTCGGATACCGCGCGAACTCCGGTGCCGAGACCAGGCGGCTGGCCGATCCGCATCGGCTCGTCGCCGCCGGGCATCGCTGGTACCTGGTCGCCTTCGACCGCGATCGCGACGACTGGCGGATCTTCCGCGTCGACCGCATCGTGAATCCGCTGCCGATCGGGCTGCGGGCCGCGATCCGGGAGGTGCCTGGTGGTGATGCCGCGAATTTCGTTCGCGATTCGCTGTATTCGCTGGCCCCGGTCCACCGCGCCGAGATCACCGTCTTCGCCGGTGCGGCCGAGATCGCGGCCACGGGGATCGGCGAGGTCGAAGCCGCCGACGAGCACAGCTGCCGGGTCACCACCGCGGCCGACACCCTGCCGTGGCTGCTGCTGCGGCTGATCCGGCTCGGTCACGACTTCCGGGTCGACGGCCCGCCCGAACTGGCCGCCTATGTAGGCGAGGTGGGTGAGCGCCTGCAGCGTGCCGCCCCCGCGAACCGACCATCGCGAGCTACCGTGACCGGGATATCTCAGCAAGCTCTCAGTAAGCAGTACCGGAAAACTCGAGGAGAACTGGTTATGCGTCGACTGAGCGTCACCCGCCGTCTCGCGGCCGCCGCCACGGCGACCGCGGCGGCCGCCCTGGTATTCGCCGGTCCCGCCGCGGCGGCACCGCAACCCGTGGACTGGACCAGCGCCACCGCCCACCTGCGCGCCGCCGCGGCCGGGAATCCGGCCGCCGAACAGGCGATCGACCGGCTGGTCGCGGCCGGTCCGGCCGTGCACGAGACGGCCCTGCCCGCCCAGCCGTTCCAGATTCCCGCGCAGTCCGACATCGGGCGCGGCGACGGCCCGGGCGTCTACGGATCCGGGATCGCGCTGAACATGGACGGCTTCCGCTTCGGATTCTTCGGCGGTCCGGGCACCATCGCGCCGAATCAGGCCGGTGCGAACCTGCAGGTCATCTGGTACAACCTGTCGAACGGGCGCAGCGGCACCGAGACGCTGATCGAGCACAACGACGTCCCGGTGGACACCACGATCCGCAGCGGGGTCATCGATCCGGGTCCGGGCACCGTCGTGGCCGCCGCGTACGGGACGCTGTGGCACCGCTGGCCGGTGCCGGTCTCGCCCGACCATCAGGACGGGTTCCAGTACCAGCTGGGCACCATCTCGGTGCCGTCGTTCGGCGCGATCTACAACTGATCCGTGACGTGCGGGGGCCGGTTCGCGGGAACCGGCCCCCGCACGCGTCACCGGCTCAGTGGGCGAACGGCAGACATCCCGCCATACCGGCCTCGATCAGCAGAAATCCGGAGCTGGGCAGGACGGCGACCACGGTGGCGAAACCGGCCAGCGGGAGTCCGCGCCCGGTGCGCCGCAGCCGCGATTCGGGATCGAGCAACCGGCCGACCCGGGCGGCGACCGCGAGTGTGCTCGTCCCCAGTGCGGTGTCGGGCAGTCCGGTCTCCGAGGCGTGTTCACCGGCCGGATCGGCGAGGGTGAGCAGTGCGCTGAGGATCGCGCCCCGGCTGTGCCGCCCGGCCGCCCGGTCGTCGGCACACATCTCCAGCAACTGGGCGACGCGTTCGTCGGCCGCCGCGAACAGCGGGACGAACGGCAGCGCACCGGCCAGCGCCCGGGTCGCGGCCCGGATCAGATGGTGCCGCCCGGCCAGATGCGCGTCCTCGTGGGCCAGTACCGCGGCCAGTTGCGGCCCGTCCAGTGCCGCGACCGCGGCGCTGGTCACCACCACCGCACCCGGTCGCCCGGCCACACAGTAGGCCGCCCGCTGCGGTGCGTCGATCACCACGGTCGTCGCGCCGGTCTCGGCACCCGCCAGCGCCCGCCCGACGATGGCCGCCGACCGGGCGTGGCGGACGCTGCTGGACCGCGCGCGAACCAGCCCCCGCACCACCCGGACACCGCGCGCGGCCACGAATCCGATCAGCGCCAGCGCCGACACCGCGGCCGCGAGCTGCGCGAACAGGCCGTGACCGCCGTCGGCGGTGGCGTGCATCGCCACCACACAGTCACCGAGCAGATGCGCCATCGGCAGTTCCCAGGTGTGGGCCACCTGCATGGCCAGCGCGGCCGACGCGCCCGCCCAGGCCCCGAGCACCGCCGCCACGGCGGCGAGCCAGGCCGCCACCCCCAGCGCCGGGACACTGCCGTGCCCGGTGAGGCGGGTCAGGATCGGCGGGCCCGCGAGGCAGACCAGTGCCGAATACCCGAGCAGGCACAGCGCGAGGGTCACTCGGCGGCCCCGGGGCGGTCGGCGGTGTTCTTGGCGCGCATCCGACGCAGGACCTTGCGCAGTGCGGCGGTGTCGTCGTCGGAGATCTGCTCGACGAAATGGGCGAGGACCAGATCGGAGCGGCCGCCGCCGAGCGCCTCGCGCATCAGCTGCGCGCTGTACTGCTCGCGGGTCAGCCGCGGGTGATACCGGTAGGCCTTACCGTCGCGTTCGCGTTCCAGCCAGCCCTTGCGATGCAGGTTGTCCATGGTCGTCATGACCGTCGTGTACGCGATCTCCCGGGTCCGCAGCAGATCCTCGAATACCGTCCGGACGGTGATGGGGCCGGGAGCCGACCAGACGCGGTCCATCACCACCGCCTCCAGATCCCCGAAACGATGTGCCATCGAACCTCTCCACCGTCGGACTACGTACCCGGATAGTACCCATCCCCGCCGCGGCCCGAACCGGGAGCGATCAGCCGGGCGTGATCCGGAACAGCCCGGTGGTGGTGCCCTGGTACTGCACCCGCCCGGGCGCGATGGTGCCGACCATCTGCAGGGTGTCGTGCACGGTGCTGGCGCCGACGAGATGGCTGGACACCTCGGCGCCGGACTCGGCGTTCAGCGCCACCAGGTGGTAGCGGTCGACCACCGCGCCCGCGCTGCCGGTGCCGATCCCGGCCACCTCGTTCTCGCGCGCGACCGTGTAGATCAGTCCATCGGCGAGCGAAAGACGGGGCACCGCAGCCGATTTCACCGGACTGGCCCACTTCTGGGTACAGCCCCCGCCGTCCACATCGATGCGGACCATGCCGCCGGTGAAGTCGGCCTTCGCGGGCTCGCTGGGTCCGGCGTTGTCGGGCAGCGCGGGATAGGGATAGCCATAGGTGCCGGCCACGAACACACTGTTACCGGATCCGATGGGGGAGTTCTCGGTGCCGTCGACCGCGGGCACCGAGCAGATCTGGCGGCCGGTGCGGGTGTCGTAGACGATCAGGTTCTCCTTCGGCACCGCGTTGTCGGTGATCGCGAGATAGTCGGTGCCGTCGCGGGGCCCGAAGAAGGTGGGGCTGGCGCCGCTGCCCCAGCTGAGCTGTCCGGGTTTGCGTGCGGGCCCGCGGTCGTAGGGCTGTCGCCAGATCTGTCGCGGTGTGCCGTCGCCGTCGGCGGTGAACAGGTAGGTGGCGTGATCGGTGGTCACCGCGGTGCCCTCGGGCGCGGTCGAGATGCTGTTGTCGACATGTTCGCCCGGCAGCGTGATCGACTGTGCCGCACCGGAATCCGGATCCACCGTCCCCACCACGCCGTTGGCGGTGGCGAACCAGACCCGGCCCTGGCGATCGGGCATCAGCGAGGCCACGCTGTCGCAGCCGTTGCCGCCGCAGTGCCCCTCGACCGCGGCCCCGATGGGGGTGGAGGAGTCGACGGCGAGTGTCCACGCGCCGCCCTCGCGATGGTGACCGATGCGGACCAGATTGTCCGCACCGTCGACCATCACCATGCGGTCCCGGTTGTCGAGGTAGGCGTAGACGCCGCCGAGCAGTCCGCCCTTCGGCAGCGACAGCGAGGTCAGCGGCCGGCCGCTGCCGGGATCGAGCAGGAAGACCTTGGGTGAGCGGTCGGTGACGGTGGTGCACAACGCCTGGGGCAGCCCGTCACCGCCCTGCAGAATCGTCGGGCAGGCGGCGGCCAGTTCGCGGAACTGCGCGTTCACGCCGCCGTCGCCCACACCGGGAAGTGGTGTGCTGTCGGAGGATTCCGCGTCGCCGTGCATCGTCGCGGTACCGGGCGGGCCGAGGAAGGGGTCGGCCGGTGGTGGCGGGCCGAACGCCGCATCGGCGGTCGCGGCGCCGATGACCAGCATCACCGCGGCCGCCACCGCCGTCCCGGCAAGACGTCTACGTCGCACAGGTACTCCTCGGAATGATCCGTCCCAGCGAGCGATTCGATCACTCGCCTCGACAGGTTATCCAGACCCGGTGTGCGACGGTCCGGCCCACCCCGGCCGTGCGGTCAACCGGTCAGCGACCCGAGGCCGCGACGACGGCATCGGCCACGAGTTCGTAGGCGGGCAGTGCCGCCTCGGCCGGTTCGCACACCCACTGGCGACGGGGATTGCCCGGGGTGGGCAGTGCGATGAGCGCACCCGGCCCGGCCTGGATGACGAACCGGGTGAACAGCGCCAGCGATCGCGTCCGTGACGGCGACGCCGGTGCCTCGGTCAGGAACGTCCACACACAGCGTTCGGCCGCACCCACGCTGATCACCGCGGCCGCGTTCGCGCCCAGTGCGCCCAGGACGGCGACGCCCAGCAGTTCCGGCATCATCACCGCGTGCATGCGCTCGTTGCGGGTCACCAACGCGGAGATGCTGTCGTCGTACCAGGTGGTGCCGAAGACACCCCGATACCGCGAACGGGCCTCGACGATCGATCTGTGCGGCCCCGGTCCGGCGGGGTGCTCGGTGAAGAGAACGGTGGCAGTCATTCGATGATCG
Encoded here:
- a CDS encoding BlaI/MecI/CopY family transcriptional regulator, which gives rise to MAHRFGDLEAVVMDRVWSAPGPITVRTVFEDLLRTREIAYTTVMTTMDNLHRKGWLERERDGKAYRYHPRLTREQYSAQLMREALGGGRSDLVLAHFVEQISDDDTAALRKVLRRMRAKNTADRPGAAE
- a CDS encoding helix-turn-helix transcriptional regulator, producing MTDTTQRLLTLLSLLQTPREWPGPELAERLGVSERTVRRDIDRLRALDYPVQATMGVYGGYRLEAGTAMPPLLLDDAEAVSTAVGLRTVAAHALTGADEAAVRALAKLEQVLPARLRARVRAVGAATEVLAEQTDSPVDTAVLTALAAAIGTGEQVRFGYRANSGAETRRLADPHRLVAAGHRWYLVAFDRDRDDWRIFRVDRIVNPLPIGLRAAIREVPGGDAANFVRDSLYSLAPVHRAEITVFAGAAEIAATGIGEVEAADEHSCRVTTAADTLPWLLLRLIRLGHDFRVDGPPELAAYVGEVGERLQRAAPANRPSRATVTGISQQALSKQYRKTRGELVMRRLSVTRRLAAAATATAAAALVFAGPAAAAPQPVDWTSATAHLRAAAAGNPAAEQAIDRLVAAGPAVHETALPAQPFQIPAQSDIGRGDGPGVYGSGIALNMDGFRFGFFGGPGTIAPNQAGANLQVIWYNLSNGRSGTETLIEHNDVPVDTTIRSGVIDPGPGTVVAAAYGTLWHRWPVPVSPDHQDGFQYQLGTISVPSFGAIYN
- a CDS encoding M56 family metallopeptidase, producing MTLALCLLGYSALVCLAGPPILTRLTGHGSVPALGVAAWLAAVAAVLGAWAGASAALAMQVAHTWELPMAHLLGDCVVAMHATADGGHGLFAQLAAAVSALALIGFVAARGVRVVRGLVRARSSSVRHARSAAIVGRALAGAETGATTVVIDAPQRAAYCVAGRPGAVVVTSAAVAALDGPQLAAVLAHEDAHLAGRHHLIRAATRALAGALPFVPLFAAADERVAQLLEMCADDRAAGRHSRGAILSALLTLADPAGEHASETGLPDTALGTSTLAVAARVGRLLDPESRLRRTGRGLPLAGFATVVAVLPSSGFLLIEAGMAGCLPFAH